CCCGGCCTCCACGACACTGCGCACCGAATCCCGCACCAGTCGGCTCGGGCCGTTCCAGTTGCAACAATTCGTGCTGCTGGAGCTGGCTGCCGCCGTGCTGCTGATCGCCGCCGCCGTCGACCGGCTGATGCTGGTGCCCGCAGCCGTGGTCGCGGCCGTGCTCGTCCTGCTGGCGTTGCTGCGCAGGCACCAGCGGTCGCTCCACGACTGGGGCGGGACGCTCATGGCGCTGCGCGCGCGCAGACGCGCCGCCGCCCAGCCCCTGACGCCCTCGATGGTCCTGGACGACGAGGGCGAGAGGGTGAACGCCAGCTTCCTGCCGGTGGTGGAGTGCGCGCCGGGGCTGCGGACGTACGCGTATCTCGACAAGAAGCGGCGCACCATCGGCATGCTCGGTGACGGCACGTTCCTGACGGCCGTCGTACGGATCGAGGCCAGGTCCAGCGCTCTTCGTCCCGCCTTCGGCACACGCGCCCTTCCGCTGGGGCTCATGCACGACGCCCTGGACGTGGACGGCATCGCCCTGGAGTCGGTGCAGATCGTCCAGCACGTCCAGCCCGCCCCCGCACCTCACCTGCCCGAACAGTCGGTGGCCAGGAGGAGCTACGGCCCGCTCCAGGAGCAGACCGGCTCGCCTGCCCTGCGCCTGACGTGGGTGGCGCTCAAGCTCGACCCCGAGCTGTGCCCGGAGGCCGTCGAGGCGCGTGGCGGCGGTCTGGACGGCGCGCAGCGCTGCCTGGTGAGAGCGGCCGACCATCTGGCGAGCCGCGTGACCGGCGCCGGTTTCGTCTCGACGGTGCTCAACGAGGAAGAGCTGATCTCCGCCGTCGCGACCTCGGCCTGTGTGAGCCCGATGGCGACGGCGCGCGCGAGCCGACCGGATGCCGCACCGGCACGGCGCACCGCCGAGTCCACCCGCGCCTGGCGGTGCGACGACCGCTGGCACACCACGTACGGAGTGGGCCGCTGGCCGGAGCTGGGCCGGGCCGCCACGCCGCTGCCACGGCTGGTGGCACTGCTGACCTCGGTGCCGACGCTCACGACCACCTTCAGCCTGACGCTGGGCCGATCGGCGCGCCGCACGGCGGTGACGGTCAGCGGTCATGTGCGGCTGACCGGCCGGTCGGACAACGAGCTGGCCGCGGCCCGGCGGCATCTGGAGCGGGCCGCGCGCTCGGCCCGGCTGGGGCTGGTGCGGCTCGACAGGGAGCAGTTGCCCGGCGCCCTCTCCACTCTTCCGCTGGGAGGTACCCACTGATGGCCGCCAGTTCTCACCCCCAGGGCCTGCTGGGGCCGCGCCGTTCGGCGCACGCCCTTCCGGCCGACCACTTGGCCGCGCTGTCCCTGCCCATAGGGGACGACGGCGTGGTCGTCGGGAACGACTCGGAGGGCCGCCCGCAGGTCGTGGGCTTCCACCATCCGGTCGCGTACGACGTGCTGCTGATCGGGGGCCTGTGGACGGCGCAGGTCCTCGCGCTGCGCCTGGCCGGGACGGGCGCCCGCGTCGCGGTGGAGACCGGCCGCGCCCATGTGTGGACGACTCTGGTACAGGCCGCAGGCGCGGGCCAGGAGTGCATCTCGCTCTACGACGTGGGCCGGGTGCCGCCCATGGGGGCCACCGTCGGCAGCCCTGTGCTGGTCATCCGGGACTGCGGGATGCGTCCGCCGCGCGGCCGGGTGTCGTCGATGCCGTGGCAGTCGGTGCTGACGCTGCTGCCGTATCTCAGCCCGGTGGCACCCCGGTTGCTGCGCAGTTCGTCGCTGGTGGGGATCCAGCGGGTCTCACCGGATGAGGCACAGCACATCGGCCGCATCATGCAGCTGCCCCACCAGGAGGTGGAGGCGCTGTCCACCCTGGGCGACGGCGTCACGCTGTGGTGCACGCGGCACGACCGGCAGTACGCGCTCACACAGCCGACAGACGCGGAATCCGGCCTGCTGGGCACGGCACGCCGGCTGGACTGAGGCCGGTTGAGGGCCGGGCTGAGGGCCGGTCCGACAACGGAGGTGACGGTCGGGCGCGGCCACAGTGCACACTGGGCGGAGCGGCCGTCGGACAACGGCAGTTGAGCGGGAAGCGACCACTGAGGCGGTTGGGGTAGATTCGCCCGAAGTTCGTCGCCCGCTTCCGCTTGCGCCGCACACGGGCGGAGTTGGAAGGTTCGGTCGAAGGGCACACTTCCTTCCCCTTCCGCTGGCAGGACCGAACTGCCGTATCGGCAGTCGCGATGATTAGGCTTGACTGACGTGCGTGGGCTGGCGCGCGGCAAACCGGGGTGAATGACCACAGCAGGAGGCATTGTGAGCAGCGATCGGGACGAGATCCGCGTCGGCGGGACCACGCCCGGCTCCGATCGGCTCGAGGCGGAAGACGTTGAGTCCGAGACGGAATCGACGGGGCAGTTCACCATCGATTACACACCTCCGGCCTGGTACACGCAGGACGCGGGCAGCCAGCCCGAGGGCACTCCGGTGAGCGCCCCCGCCGAGTCCCCCGACAGGGGGTACGACGCGGGCTACGGATCCGGTTACGGCCGGGACGGCGCGTCCGGCTACGGCGCGGGGCATGGCTCAGGATTCGGCCCGGACCCCGCCTCCGGATACGCGGATCCTGCCTCCGGTCATGGGGCCCCTTCACCGGATGCCCCGGTCTACGGCACGCCCTACGACAGCGCCCGGCCGTCGGCCGCCCCGACCGCGCCGCCGCCGGCCGAGGTCCCGCAAGTGCCCTCCGCCGAGCCGGAGGCGCCCGCACCAGTCGCCGACTTGCCCGCCTTCCCCTCCCTGAAGCCCTTCGGTGAACAGCGGGAGGAGCGGGAGCCGGGCGGTGTACGCGAGCCGGACGGCCCCGGCGGTCCGGATGCCGGGGCCCCGAGCGGTGAGGGCGGCGTACTCGGCCCTGACTCGTTCGGTGCGGACCCACTGGACGGGAGCTCCCTGAGCGAAGGCTCGTCGCGCTTGGGCACACCGGGTGCTGACTCCCCCGGCCCCGCTCCGGATGCCGACTCGTTCAGCCCCGCTCCGGATGCTGACTCCTCCGGCCCCGCTCCGGATGCCGACTCGTTCAGCCCCGCTCCGGATGCCGACTCGTTCAGCCCCGCTCCGGATGCCGACTCGTTCGGCGACTCACCAGACGGGGACTCCTTCAGCAACTCACCGGATGCCGACTCGTTCGGCATGAGTTCATGGCGGCCGGAGTCCGTCACTTCGGACGCGCGGAGTTCCGAAACACCTGAACCGCCCTCCTACGAGCCGGAACCGCACTCCTTCTCCGAGCCGCACGGCGAAGACGAGCAGGAGCACACCGGATCCCCGGTGGATCTCCAGGACGACGAGAGCGCCGTCCGGACGCCCAGCTTCCGTACGGGGCTGGACGAGCCGGAAGAGGACGCTCGCGACGAGGCGGCGGACGCCGACGGGGACGAGCGGGACGAGGACAACGGCGGGGACGCGGAGGACGCCGACGCGCTCCCCGGGCTCGACGGGGAGACCGACGAGCCGGAGGCCGACGGACCCGAAAGCGGCACTCAAAACGACAGCGACAGCGACAGCGCAGACAGTGCCCCCAAGGGCGCTGCCGATATCGAGGACGGCGCCACCATGCGCTTCTCGGCTGCCGCCCTGCGCCGTGAGATGGCCGCGTACGCCGAGGCCGAGGCGGAGCGCGAGCGTGAGGAGGCCGCCGCAGCGGATGAGGCCTTCCCCTCCCCCGCAGCGACCGACGACAGCCCCTCAATAGCCCCCACGACCGTCTCGGCCGCCTCCACCACGGTGGAGGACGAGCCCAGGGACGACTTCGGCGATACGTCCGATGACGAGCCGTCAGACTTCGTGCCCCGTACGAGCTTTGAGGCGGAGGAAGGCAGCCCGGAGCCGCAGGACGCCATCCCGGCCGCGTACGACTTCGACCTGGAGTCGCCCTCCGAGGAGCGCCGGATCGCGCACGCCCCACCGCCTCCGGCTCCCTCCGAGCCCCGCGATGCCGAGCCCCGCGATGCCGAGCCGCAGGACGCCGTACCTCCGCACCCGCTCTCTCCCGCAGCGCCCCAGCAGGCCGCGCCGTGGCCCACCACTCCCGCCGAGGGGAGCGGCAACACGGCCGGGGGCGGACTGCCGCCGCTGCCGCCGGACTTCCAGCCCGCTGCCGCGCCCCCGCCGCCAGGTACGCCCTGGCCCGCGACCGGCTCGCAGCAAAGTAGTGGTCCACAGCCCCCGCAGCAGACGCCCCAGACGCCGCAGCCCCAACAACCCCAGCCCCAGCCCCAGGCGCAGGACCCACAGGGGCCGGGCGCGCTGCCGTCCGCCGGACAGGGCAGCTATGGGTACCCGCAGACGGCTGTACCCGGCCGGCAGCAGCCGGGGCAGGCACCTCCCGGCCAGCCCCAGCAAGGCCAGCCCCAGCCAGGACAGCCGCACCCCGGCCAGCCGCAGGCGGGACCCGGTGTGCCCGTCCCTCCGGGCGGCACTCCCCCGCCCTCGGCTCCCCAGGAACAGCAGTTCCCGCAGCAGGGCGGTCAGCAGCCCGCCCTGCCCGCAGCGCCCTACGCGCCGCAACAGCCCCAGCAGGCCCCGCCCACAGCGCCTTCGCACACGCCCAACGTCCCGCACGCCTCACAGCCACCCCAGCTCCCCCAGGGCCAGCAGGGACCACAAGGCCAGCAGGGCGCCTACGGTTATCCGCAGCAGGGCGGCCAGCCGCAGGACGGCGCCGCCATGCCCCCCTCGTCCGTGCCTCCCGCGCAGCCGCAGGCCGGTCAGCCCCAGCCCGGGCAGGCTCCCCCCGGCCACGCACAGCCGGATCAGCACCCCCAGCCCCTGCCCCAGTACGACCAGCAGGCCCACCCCGGACAGGCCCACCCCGGACAAGCACGCCCCGGACAGGCACAGCCCGGCCATCCGGGCCAGGCGCAACCCCCGGCCCCGGCCCAGCCCCAGGCCCAGAACCCCGGTCAAGGCCAGGCCCAGCTCCCCGCGGGGGCGCAGCCGCAGCCAGATCCCCAGCCGCCCGCCCAGACGCACGCCCCGCTCCAGCCCCACCCCGGTGCGGTCGATCCGCGTCGGATGGACCAGTCGGGCTCTCCGCTGGGCTACACAGCCGCAGTTGAGCTGTCCTCCGACCGGCTGATCAACAGCAAGAAGAAGCCGCGTCCGCAGAACCCGAACCGGGGCCCCAACCGCTTCCGCTTCGGCGCCAAGAAGGAGGAGGCCGAGCGGCAGCGCAAGCTTGAGGTGATCCGCACCCCGGTGCTCTCCTGCTACCGGATAGCGGTCATCAGCCTCAAGGGCGGCGTCGGCAAGACGACGACCACTACGGCGCTGGGCTCCACGCTCGCGACCGAGCGCCAGGACAAGGTCATCGCCATCGACGCCAATCCCGACGCCGGTACGCTCGGCCGCCGCGTGCGGCGCGAGACGGGTGCCACCATCCGGGACCTGGTCGGGGCGATCCCGTACCTCAACAGCTATATGGACATCCGCCGGTTCACCTCGCAGGCCGCCTCAGGGCTGGAGATCCTGGCGAACGACGTGGACCCGGCGATCTCGACCACGTTCAACGACGACGACTACCGCCGCGTCATCGACGTGCTGGGCAAGCAGTATCCGATCATCCTGACCGACTCCGGCACGGGTCTGCTCTACTCCGCGATGCGCGGAGTGCTGGACCTCGCCGACCAGTTGATCATCATCTCCACCCCCTCCGTCGACGGTGCCAGCAGCGCGAGTACCACGCTCGACTGGCTGGCGGCGCACGGATACTCCGACCTGGTGCAGCGGAGCCTCACCGTGATCTCCGGGGTCCGCGAGACAGGCAAGATGATCAAGGTCGAGGACATCGTGTCGCACTTCGAGACGCGTTGCCGCAGTGTGGTGACCATTCCGTTCGACGAGCACCTATCGGCGGGCGCCGAGCTGGACCTGAGCCTGATGCGGCCAAAGACCCGTGAGGCGTACTTCAACCTGTCAGCGCTGGTCGCCGAGGACTTCGTCCGCGCCCAGCGCGAGCAGGGCCTGTGGACGGCCGACGGCAACCCGCCCCCGCAGCTGGCCCCGCCCATGCCGGGTTACGGCGGACAGCCGGGCCAGTCGGAGCCCGGCCAGATTCCGGGGCAGCAGGCGCAGCCGCCCCAGCAGGCCCAGCCGCCGTACGGGACCGGGGGGATGACCTATCCGCAGCCGCCTCAGTCCGGCGGCGGCTGGCAGCAGTAACACCGCATGAGCGGAAGCAACAGAAACAAAGGAGGGGCCCGGCGGACACGATCCGCCGGGCCCCTCCCCTGTTGTCTCCTGCGGCCGGCTGCCTGCTTCGGCACAGTCCGGCGCCGGCGGCGCTGCCGGGCGTCAGCTCCGCCCCGCGTCAGCCACCGAGATCAAGTCCCTGGCCCGGTCGACGTCCTGCGCCATGCGGGCCTTGAGCGCGTCCAGGGTGTCGAACTTCTCCTGGCCCCGGATGTAGTCCAGGAAGTCGACCTCGACGTGCAGCCCGTACAGGTCCAGGTCCACCCGGTCGATGGCGTACGCCTCAACCGTGCGCTCCGTACCCTCGAACTGCGGGTTCGTGCCGACGGAGATCGCGGCGGGCATCGCCTCGCCCTCCACCGTCAGCCAGCCCGCGTACACGCCGTCCGCGGGGATGGCGGTGTGCGGCAGGGTCTCCACGTTCGCCGTGGGGTATCCCAGCTCGCGCCCGCGCTGTGCCCCGCGCACCACGACGCCCTCGACGCGGTGCGGCCTGCCGAGGATCTCGGCTGCCTTTCGCGCCTCGCCCTCGGAGATCAGGCGCCGCGTCAGCGTCGAGGAGAACGGCTCACCGCTCTCCGCGCGCTCGAACAGGTCGACGACGACCACGTCGTAGTCGTACGTGCCGCCCAGCTCGGCCAGCGACTCGACATTGCCCGCCGCCTTGTGGCCGAAGCGGAAGTTGGGGCCTTCGACGACGCTGCGGGCGTGCAGCTTGTCCACCAGGACCTTCACCACGAAGT
This sequence is a window from Streptomyces sp. NBC_01775. Protein-coding genes within it:
- the eccE gene encoding type VII secretion protein EccE; protein product: MGSATRARGAAGTARRRGPAGPGRPGAATPAARAPRPRVPASTTLRTESRTSRLGPFQLQQFVLLELAAAVLLIAAAVDRLMLVPAAVVAAVLVLLALLRRHQRSLHDWGGTLMALRARRRAAAQPLTPSMVLDDEGERVNASFLPVVECAPGLRTYAYLDKKRRTIGMLGDGTFLTAVVRIEARSSALRPAFGTRALPLGLMHDALDVDGIALESVQIVQHVQPAPAPHLPEQSVARRSYGPLQEQTGSPALRLTWVALKLDPELCPEAVEARGGGLDGAQRCLVRAADHLASRVTGAGFVSTVLNEEELISAVATSACVSPMATARASRPDAAPARRTAESTRAWRCDDRWHTTYGVGRWPELGRAATPLPRLVALLTSVPTLTTTFSLTLGRSARRTAVTVSGHVRLTGRSDNELAAARRHLERAARSARLGLVRLDREQLPGALSTLPLGGTH
- a CDS encoding SCO5717 family growth-regulating ATPase; amino-acid sequence: MSSDRDEIRVGGTTPGSDRLEAEDVESETESTGQFTIDYTPPAWYTQDAGSQPEGTPVSAPAESPDRGYDAGYGSGYGRDGASGYGAGHGSGFGPDPASGYADPASGHGAPSPDAPVYGTPYDSARPSAAPTAPPPAEVPQVPSAEPEAPAPVADLPAFPSLKPFGEQREEREPGGVREPDGPGGPDAGAPSGEGGVLGPDSFGADPLDGSSLSEGSSRLGTPGADSPGPAPDADSFSPAPDADSSGPAPDADSFSPAPDADSFSPAPDADSFGDSPDGDSFSNSPDADSFGMSSWRPESVTSDARSSETPEPPSYEPEPHSFSEPHGEDEQEHTGSPVDLQDDESAVRTPSFRTGLDEPEEDARDEAADADGDERDEDNGGDAEDADALPGLDGETDEPEADGPESGTQNDSDSDSADSAPKGAADIEDGATMRFSAAALRREMAAYAEAEAEREREEAAAADEAFPSPAATDDSPSIAPTTVSAASTTVEDEPRDDFGDTSDDEPSDFVPRTSFEAEEGSPEPQDAIPAAYDFDLESPSEERRIAHAPPPPAPSEPRDAEPRDAEPQDAVPPHPLSPAAPQQAAPWPTTPAEGSGNTAGGGLPPLPPDFQPAAAPPPPGTPWPATGSQQSSGPQPPQQTPQTPQPQQPQPQPQAQDPQGPGALPSAGQGSYGYPQTAVPGRQQPGQAPPGQPQQGQPQPGQPHPGQPQAGPGVPVPPGGTPPPSAPQEQQFPQQGGQQPALPAAPYAPQQPQQAPPTAPSHTPNVPHASQPPQLPQGQQGPQGQQGAYGYPQQGGQPQDGAAMPPSSVPPAQPQAGQPQPGQAPPGHAQPDQHPQPLPQYDQQAHPGQAHPGQARPGQAQPGHPGQAQPPAPAQPQAQNPGQGQAQLPAGAQPQPDPQPPAQTHAPLQPHPGAVDPRRMDQSGSPLGYTAAVELSSDRLINSKKKPRPQNPNRGPNRFRFGAKKEEAERQRKLEVIRTPVLSCYRIAVISLKGGVGKTTTTTALGSTLATERQDKVIAIDANPDAGTLGRRVRRETGATIRDLVGAIPYLNSYMDIRRFTSQAASGLEILANDVDPAISTTFNDDDYRRVIDVLGKQYPIILTDSGTGLLYSAMRGVLDLADQLIIISTPSVDGASSASTTLDWLAAHGYSDLVQRSLTVISGVRETGKMIKVEDIVSHFETRCRSVVTIPFDEHLSAGAELDLSLMRPKTREAYFNLSALVAEDFVRAQREQGLWTADGNPPPQLAPPMPGYGGQPGQSEPGQIPGQQAQPPQQAQPPYGTGGMTYPQPPQSGGGWQQ
- a CDS encoding bifunctional riboflavin kinase/FAD synthetase; its protein translation is MQRWRGLEDIPEGWGRSVVTIGSYDGVHRGHQLIIGKTVERARELDVPAVVVTFDPHPSEVVRPGSHPPLLAPHHRRADLMADLGVDAALVLPFTSDFSKLSPADFVVKVLVDKLHARSVVEGPNFRFGHKAAGNVESLAELGGTYDYDVVVVDLFERAESGEPFSSTLTRRLISEGEARKAAEILGRPHRVEGVVVRGAQRGRELGYPTANVETLPHTAIPADGVYAGWLTVEGEAMPAAISVGTNPQFEGTERTVEAYAIDRVDLDLYGLHVEVDFLDYIRGQEKFDTLDALKARMAQDVDRARDLISVADAGRS